CGACATCGATGTTCCTGCGCTCATTGCGGCCGCCCACATTGTATTTTTCTCCGGGGCGCCCTCTGGATGCGATCGTGAAGAGCGCGCGGGCGTGGTCTTCGACATAGAGCCAGTCGCGCACATTCACGCCATTGCCGTAAACGGGAAGAGGCTTGCCCTCCAGTGCGTTCAGGATCATCAGCGGAATGAGCTTTTCCGGGAAATGGAACGGGCCGTAGTTGTTGGAGCAATTCGAGACGACGACGGGCATGCCGTAGGTTCGGTGCCAGGCGATCGCCAGATGGTCGCTCGCGGCCTTGGAGGCGGAATAGGGCGAGGAGGGATCGTAAGGCGTCGTTTCCTCGAAGAGGCCCTCGTCGCCGAGCGAGCCGTAGACCTCATCGGTCGAGACATGCAGAAAGCGGAAGGCACTCTTGCGGCGAGAGTCAAGCCCATCCCAATAGTGCCGTGCGGCATCCAGCAGACTAAACGTGCCGACGATGTTGGTCTGAATGAAATCGTCCGCGCCCGAGATCGAGCGGTCGACATGGCTCTCTGCCGCGAGATGCATGACGATATCAGGGCGGAAGGACGCGAATGCTTCCTGCATCCTGGCGCGGTCGCAGATGTCGGCGTGCAGGAATTGATAGTTCGGCGCCGATTCGACGGATTTCAGCGATGCCAGATTGCCGGCATAGGTCAGCGCGTCGACATTCAGCACCTCGGCGCCGATCTCGCTGACGAGATGGCGCACCAATGCCGATCCGATGAAGCCCGCTCCGCCCGTGACCAGAATGCGCATGGTGAATCAATCCCTGGTTACTGTGCTGAATAGGAAAAATGGCTTGGCAGATCGGCGAGCCCCGGCAGCGTCTTGTCCTTGTCGGACAACACCATGTCTCTCTCATCGAAGGGCCAGCGGATGCCGATCGCCGGATCGTTCCACGCGATGCCCCGATCATGCTGCGGGCTGTAGGGCGCGGTTACCTTGTAGCTGATGACGCTGTTCGGCTCGATCGTTGCGAATCC
This Rhizobium brockwellii DNA region includes the following protein-coding sequences:
- the rfbB gene encoding dTDP-glucose 4,6-dehydratase; its protein translation is MRILVTGGAGFIGSALVRHLVSEIGAEVLNVDALTYAGNLASLKSVESAPNYQFLHADICDRARMQEAFASFRPDIVMHLAAESHVDRSISGADDFIQTNIVGTFSLLDAARHYWDGLDSRRKSAFRFLHVSTDEVYGSLGDEGLFEETTPYDPSSPYSASKAASDHLAIAWHRTYGMPVVVSNCSNNYGPFHFPEKLIPLMILNALEGKPLPVYGNGVNVRDWLYVEDHARALFTIASRGRPGEKYNVGGRNERRNIDVVHRICAILDGVYSEKGPHARLIANVTDRPGHDARYAIDASKLESELGWKAQETFETGIEKTVHWYLENAWWWRPLRENVYSGERLGVFKGR